Proteins from a genomic interval of Oceanispirochaeta crateris:
- a CDS encoding DDE-type integrase/transposase/recombinase, which yields MQLNRSKRRKKISSENREPTIIPKTPGKLWAIDFVSDSIASQRKLKILTVIDPTTRKSPIIHAGYSINGRHVTEILERTGEKYGYPETLQCDNGPEFRSKELDKWCYEKGIRISFSRPGKPTDNCYIESFNGTFRNECLNSHYFESINDTTECFNIVVTTFGACKVSCVNA from the coding sequence TTGCAATTAAACAGAAGTAAACGGAGGAAGAAAATCTCGTCTGAAAATAGAGAGCCTACTATCATTCCTAAGACTCCTGGTAAACTTTGGGCAATTGATTTTGTAAGTGATTCTATTGCAAGCCAGAGGAAACTCAAGATTCTAACTGTCATCGATCCTACTACAAGAAAATCACCGATTATACATGCTGGTTATTCAATAAATGGTAGGCATGTTACTGAGATTTTGGAGAGGACCGGAGAGAAATATGGTTATCCAGAAACCTTACAATGTGATAATGGACCAGAATTCAGAAGTAAAGAATTAGATAAATGGTGTTATGAGAAAGGAATAAGAATCAGTTTCTCAAGGCCAGGAAAACCAACAGATAATTGTTATATAGAAAGCTTCAATGGAACATTCAGAAATGAATGCTTAAATTCTCACTATTTTGAATCAATCAATGATACTACGGAATGTTTCAACATAGTTGTCACAACTTTTGGAGCCTGTAAAGTTTCCTGTGTAAATGCCTAA
- a CDS encoding transketolase gives MNYSQEQVTKLKKKAIQVRANILEMIPPGKVGHLGGSSSIADVMAALYFHAMNVNASDPKDSKRDRLIMSKGHAVLVQYACLVEFGYFSREELGKVKTFKGMLQGHPDMDKTPGIEAVTGSLGQGLSVALGLALGFRLDKLPNHVYAILGDGELAEGQVWEAVMAAHGFKANNLTAIVDFNGLQATSTTKEIFPIENLAQKWSSFGWNVIEIDGHNMVQILDALEAAKAFTEGPSVILAHTIKGKCFPFAEGKAKYHNAAMTEDEYKEAWACIENLKKEVEA, from the coding sequence ATGAATTATTCTCAAGAACAAGTTACAAAATTAAAAAAGAAAGCGATCCAAGTTCGCGCAAATATATTGGAGATGATACCACCAGGTAAGGTTGGACACCTAGGAGGTAGCAGCAGTATTGCTGATGTCATGGCAGCTTTATATTTTCATGCTATGAATGTGAACGCTTCTGATCCCAAGGATTCTAAGCGTGATCGTCTGATCATGAGTAAGGGGCATGCTGTTTTGGTGCAGTATGCATGTCTAGTTGAGTTTGGTTATTTTAGCCGTGAAGAGCTGGGTAAGGTCAAAACATTTAAAGGTATGCTTCAAGGACATCCTGACATGGATAAAACTCCTGGTATTGAGGCAGTTACAGGATCTCTTGGACAAGGATTATCTGTTGCATTAGGGCTTGCATTGGGATTTCGTTTGGATAAACTTCCTAACCATGTTTATGCAATTCTAGGGGATGGTGAGCTTGCAGAAGGTCAGGTTTGGGAAGCTGTTATGGCAGCCCATGGATTTAAGGCAAATAACCTTACTGCCATCGTAGACTTCAATGGCTTGCAGGCTACCAGTACAACCAAAGAAATCTTTCCCATTGAAAATCTTGCACAGAAATGGAGTAGTTTTGGTTGGAATGTTATTGAGATCGATGGACATAATATGGTTCAGATCCTTGATGCATTGGAGGCTGCAAAAGCCTTCACTGAGGGCCCATCAGTGATTTTAGCACATACAATAAAAGGCAAATGTTTTCCCTTTGCAGAAGGAAAAGCAAAGTACCACAATGCAGCTATGACTGAAGACGAATACAAAGAAGCGTGGGCTTGCATTGAAAACTTAAAAAAAGAGGTAGAGGCATGA
- a CDS encoding Bug family tripartite tricarboxylate transporter substrate binding protein, with protein MKKFLTVSIFLVLAASTVFAAGSSEANANKLWPKTNAVVTVGFGAGGGTDTAVRPVLAEMEKYLGETINVVNQAGGASAVAATNVLAKPHDGYNMFATGSGAFAGFGVNGTSDSTWVDWETFHPYSGPAAIIVHPSSDIKSLDDLLEYLAEGSPNFAIGSFGNGPHVQIEAILKIANVPTPNYTTLGACRDVGISVIAKDSVAGIGSFSSLIDLANAGEIKVLCVTTADSWELDNGEVIPSITSILPGSETVPQFCETWPILIPRDAPAHIIEKLKEAFHYALGTEAVKKYASDMAFNIVAYTGEEADRFMAIQTSGYAWTQYDAGLVQISPADLGIPRMEDFDWEVEKKKLSK; from the coding sequence ATGAAAAAGTTTCTTACTGTTTCTATTTTTCTGGTTCTGGCTGCATCAACAGTATTTGCAGCAGGTAGTTCTGAAGCAAACGCGAACAAACTTTGGCCTAAAACCAACGCTGTTGTGACTGTTGGTTTTGGTGCTGGTGGTGGAACTGATACAGCTGTTCGGCCTGTTCTTGCTGAAATGGAAAAGTATCTTGGAGAAACAATCAATGTTGTAAACCAGGCAGGTGGAGCCTCAGCTGTTGCAGCTACCAACGTTCTTGCAAAGCCTCATGATGGCTATAACATGTTTGCAACTGGTTCTGGTGCTTTTGCAGGATTTGGTGTAAATGGAACAAGTGATTCAACATGGGTCGATTGGGAAACTTTTCATCCATATAGTGGCCCAGCTGCAATTATCGTACACCCTAGTTCTGACATTAAATCCTTAGATGACCTTTTGGAATATTTAGCAGAAGGTTCTCCAAACTTTGCTATTGGATCTTTTGGAAACGGACCTCATGTTCAGATTGAGGCTATCCTTAAGATTGCAAATGTGCCAACTCCTAACTATACGACTCTTGGTGCATGTAGGGATGTAGGTATCTCAGTTATTGCTAAAGACTCTGTAGCAGGTATTGGTTCTTTCTCTTCACTCATTGACCTTGCAAATGCTGGTGAAATAAAAGTTCTATGCGTTACCACAGCAGATTCATGGGAGTTAGATAATGGAGAAGTTATACCTTCGATCACAAGCATTCTTCCTGGATCTGAGACTGTTCCACAGTTCTGTGAAACATGGCCGATTTTGATCCCAAGAGATGCTCCAGCACACATTATAGAAAAGCTTAAAGAGGCATTCCATTATGCTCTTGGAACCGAAGCGGTCAAGAAATATGCATCTGATATGGCTTTTAATATAGTTGCTTACACCGGTGAAGAAGCTGATCGTTTCATGGCTATTCAGACTTCTGGTTATGCTTGGACTCAGTATGATGCAGGTTTAGTTCAAATTTCTCCTGCTGATCTCGGAATCCCCAGAATGGAAGATTTTGACTGGGAAGTTGAGAAGAAAAAGCTGAGTAAATAA
- a CDS encoding tripartite tricarboxylate transporter permease, whose protein sequence is MLTSFASQMSLLWSSVGIVSDPMTLLIILLATTTGIVVGAIPGLTGTMALALLINVTYTMKLEYAVAFLLSVYVGAIMGGCYSAIMLNIPGTPAAAATALDGFVLAKRGEGGKALATGIVSSFIGVTISVVVLLFFTPMIYSVALKFGKWEYFLLALFGIMICGSLSTDSTPLKGWIIGFLGFFAAMIGLDPIYSYSRFTFGIPNLMGGIQLIPALIGVFGISEILTVLQESIPYSMEEDLGSVMPDKKILKQIWKPTIRSGFIGAAIGAIPGAGEDIAAWVSYDVGKRRSKNKRFFGKGSYEGLACAETANNACIPGAMIPLLTLAIPGSPQAAMFLAAIWLHGVKPGPMLALQNPTFLYETGITLFLSAVCMLVVGLLITKPMVKLLKINRKILMPIIVPMTVIGAYAGNVNIFDIKVMLIFGVIGFFLRKMKYPMAPLVLGLILGPTADLNFRQALMMGQGSIVPLLGRPVGIVFMLVITFILITGITKSFSKKETNTMDSMNVYEEGMV, encoded by the coding sequence ATGTTGACATCATTTGCATCACAAATGAGTTTATTATGGAGTTCTGTAGGTATTGTTTCCGATCCTATGACTCTACTGATAATTTTACTTGCAACGACAACGGGTATCGTCGTCGGTGCAATCCCCGGCCTTACCGGGACAATGGCACTAGCGCTTCTAATAAATGTCACCTACACCATGAAGTTAGAGTATGCAGTCGCGTTTCTATTAAGTGTATATGTCGGTGCCATTATGGGGGGGTGCTACTCTGCCATCATGTTAAATATTCCTGGAACGCCAGCAGCAGCCGCTACGGCGTTGGATGGTTTTGTGCTTGCCAAACGTGGTGAGGGAGGAAAGGCTCTTGCAACCGGAATTGTATCCAGCTTTATTGGTGTGACAATTTCAGTGGTAGTGCTTTTATTTTTTACCCCCATGATTTATTCGGTGGCTCTGAAGTTTGGGAAATGGGAATACTTTCTTCTTGCTCTCTTTGGCATCATGATTTGTGGTAGCCTATCCACTGATAGTACACCGCTCAAAGGTTGGATCATTGGATTTCTGGGATTCTTTGCCGCGATGATCGGTTTGGACCCCATTTACTCGTATTCCCGCTTTACCTTTGGAATTCCCAATCTTATGGGAGGAATCCAACTTATACCTGCCCTGATCGGTGTCTTTGGCATTTCAGAAATTCTTACTGTCTTGCAAGAGAGTATTCCCTATTCCATGGAAGAAGACTTGGGTTCGGTTATGCCTGACAAAAAGATCCTGAAGCAAATCTGGAAACCGACTATTCGCTCTGGCTTTATTGGTGCAGCAATAGGGGCTATTCCTGGAGCAGGAGAAGATATTGCAGCATGGGTGTCTTATGATGTAGGGAAAAGAAGAAGTAAGAACAAACGTTTTTTCGGTAAAGGTTCCTACGAAGGACTAGCCTGTGCCGAGACAGCTAATAATGCCTGTATACCTGGTGCTATGATCCCGCTGCTTACCTTGGCTATCCCTGGTAGCCCACAGGCCGCCATGTTTCTGGCCGCTATTTGGCTTCATGGAGTCAAACCAGGGCCGATGCTGGCTTTACAGAATCCTACCTTTCTATACGAGACTGGAATAACTCTCTTCTTATCTGCTGTTTGTATGCTGGTAGTTGGGCTTCTGATAACTAAACCTATGGTGAAGTTGTTAAAGATAAACAGAAAAATACTCATGCCAATCATAGTTCCAATGACAGTTATTGGTGCCTATGCAGGAAATGTGAACATTTTTGATATCAAGGTTATGTTGATCTTTGGTGTAATCGGGTTCTTTCTTCGTAAGATGAAGTATCCTATGGCGCCGTTGGTACTTGGACTAATTTTAGGGCCAACTGCTGACCTAAATTTTCGCCAGGCGCTGATGATGGGACAGGGGTCTATTGTTCCATTGTTAGGAAGACCAGTTGGAATTGTCTTTATGTTGGTTATCACTTTCATCCTGATCACTGGAATAACAAAATCTTTTTCAAAAAAAGAAACAAACACAATGGATTCGATGAATGTATATGAAGAGGGAATGGTATGA
- the garR gene encoding 2-hydroxy-3-oxopropionate reductase, protein MIIGFIGLGIMGKPMAKNLINAGYSLTVNDLNQNSVDELVSFGANALSTPKEVAAVSDIIITMLPNSPHVKEVVIGKGGVVEGAKPNTILVDMSSISPIVSREISAELSKKQVSMLDAPVSGGEPKAIDGSLAIMVGGPEDAFAKVEAILQVMGGSVTLVGDIGSGNITKLANQIMVASNIAGMSEALVLATKANVDPEKVFKAIRGGLAGSTVLDAKAPLVLAGNFKPGFRIDLHIKDLQNALDTSNSVGTPSPISEAAIEMMKSLSSEGKGSDDHGGLIQWYEKLANVEVRS, encoded by the coding sequence ATGATAATTGGTTTTATTGGATTAGGAATTATGGGTAAACCCATGGCTAAGAACCTGATTAATGCAGGATATTCTCTTACTGTTAATGATTTGAATCAGAACTCTGTAGATGAACTTGTTTCTTTTGGTGCAAATGCTCTATCAACTCCCAAAGAAGTAGCAGCAGTGAGTGATATCATTATTACAATGTTACCCAACTCACCGCATGTGAAAGAGGTTGTTATTGGTAAGGGTGGGGTTGTTGAAGGAGCAAAGCCAAACACTATTCTTGTTGATATGAGTTCAATCTCTCCTATTGTCAGCAGAGAGATTTCTGCTGAGCTTTCTAAAAAGCAGGTCAGTATGCTTGATGCTCCTGTAAGTGGTGGGGAGCCTAAGGCAATCGATGGTAGCCTAGCTATTATGGTCGGTGGTCCTGAGGATGCTTTTGCAAAAGTAGAAGCAATTCTCCAGGTTATGGGTGGTAGTGTCACCTTAGTAGGAGATATTGGTAGTGGAAATATTACCAAACTTGCAAATCAGATCATGGTCGCATCGAACATTGCAGGTATGTCTGAAGCTCTGGTGCTTGCAACCAAAGCCAATGTCGATCCAGAAAAAGTCTTTAAGGCTATTCGAGGTGGTCTTGCTGGAAGTACAGTTCTAGACGCTAAGGCACCTTTAGTGCTTGCTGGAAATTTTAAGCCTGGCTTCCGTATTGATCTGCACATCAAAGATCTTCAGAATGCTCTTGATACATCCAACAGTGTTGGAACTCCTTCTCCCATTAGTGAAGCTGCCATTGAGATGATGAAGAGCCTCTCCTCAGAAGGGAAGGGTAGTGATGACCATGGTGGTCTAATCCAGTGGTATGAGAAACTGGCTAATGTTGAAGTACGGTCTTAA
- a CDS encoding IS256 family transposase has translation MDKDRLDELATELAKGVKTEADLADPLGQLMKLTIEKALNAEMDNHLGYEKHSRKGHNKKNSRNGYNSKKVKTDSGELEIETPRDRDSEFEPQMVKKGQRRLLGFDQKILTLYAKGQTTRDIAETLKDLYGVDVSHTLISQVTDSVLEEVEQWQNRPLDSLYPIIYLDCIVVKVHQDKRVIKKAVYLALGITTEGIKELLGLWISENEGAKFWLSVLTELQNRGVQDIFIACVDGLTGFPEAINTVYPKTKIQLCIVHMVRNSLKYVSYKDRKEAARDLKAIYSSITLDEAERELNNFAEKWDSQYGSISKMWKRHWENLIAIYDYPDEIRKIIYTTNAIESLNSVIRKAIKNRKIFPNDKSAFKIVYLAIQQASKKWTMPLRAWKPAMNRFQLEYGDRFTDE, from the coding sequence ATAGACAAAGATCGTTTGGATGAGTTAGCCACAGAATTGGCTAAAGGGGTTAAGACCGAGGCAGACTTGGCTGATCCTCTTGGCCAGCTGATGAAGCTGACAATTGAAAAAGCTCTAAATGCTGAAATGGATAATCATCTTGGTTATGAAAAGCATTCTCGGAAAGGGCACAACAAAAAAAATAGCCGTAATGGCTACAATTCAAAGAAAGTAAAAACTGATTCAGGGGAACTTGAAATAGAAACACCTCGGGATAGAGACTCAGAGTTTGAACCTCAAATGGTTAAGAAAGGTCAAAGAAGACTTCTAGGTTTTGATCAGAAGATTCTCACCCTTTACGCCAAAGGCCAGACAACCAGAGATATCGCTGAGACACTTAAAGATTTATATGGTGTAGATGTCTCTCATACCCTTATTTCTCAGGTAACAGATTCTGTTCTTGAAGAAGTGGAACAGTGGCAGAACCGCCCCTTGGACAGCTTATATCCCATCATTTATCTGGATTGCATCGTAGTCAAAGTACATCAGGACAAACGGGTCATCAAAAAGGCTGTTTACCTGGCTCTAGGGATCACTACTGAAGGTATAAAGGAATTATTGGGGCTCTGGATCTCTGAGAACGAAGGAGCCAAATTCTGGCTTTCTGTGCTGACAGAGCTCCAGAACCGGGGTGTTCAGGATATCTTTATAGCGTGTGTCGATGGACTAACTGGATTTCCTGAAGCTATCAATACCGTCTATCCTAAAACAAAGATTCAGCTCTGTATTGTACATATGGTCAGGAACTCCTTGAAATATGTTTCATACAAGGATCGAAAGGAAGCTGCTAGAGATTTGAAGGCAATCTACTCATCAATCACTCTGGATGAAGCAGAAAGAGAGCTTAATAATTTTGCTGAAAAGTGGGATAGCCAGTATGGCTCTATTAGTAAAATGTGGAAAAGACATTGGGAAAATCTGATAGCAATTTATGATTACCCAGATGAAATCCGGAAAATCATCTATACCACTAATGCAATAGAATCTTTGAACAGTGTCATTCGAAAAGCGATCAAGAATCGGAAGATCTTTCCCAATGACAAATCTGCATTTAAGATCGTATACTTGGCTATACAGCAGGCCTCCAAAAAATGGACTATGCCACTAAGAGCATGGAAACCTGCCATGAATCGATTTCAGTTGGAATATGGAGATCGATTTACAGATGAATAA
- a CDS encoding transketolase family protein — protein sequence MRTSDSLRKTYGETLVELGKDNKDIVMLEADLGNSTMSAMFGAAYPDRYFQVGIAEQNMASVAAGLSLAGKIPFINSFAVFATGRGYDQIRSSVAIASLNVKICGSSAGLSDFGDGKTHQSIDDIALMQVLPNMTVLSPCDAIETEKMAKAMVECDGPIYLRINRNDLPLVSDPKANYKIGQMTEMVQGKDVVVFATGVMVQQSMEAAKILEKEGISIRVVNVSTIKPLDIDALESFCDGVKGVVTAEEHSIIGGLGSAVCSALSNKRLPIEVLGVQDRFGTSAENYSILLKNFGLESEDVAKKVRKILADN from the coding sequence ATGAGAACGTCTGATAGTTTAAGAAAAACATATGGTGAGACCCTTGTAGAATTGGGTAAGGATAACAAGGACATTGTGATGCTTGAGGCAGACCTCGGTAATTCGACAATGTCAGCGATGTTTGGAGCTGCATACCCAGATCGCTATTTTCAAGTGGGTATTGCAGAGCAGAACATGGCCTCTGTTGCTGCGGGACTCTCTTTGGCAGGAAAAATTCCTTTTATTAATTCCTTTGCTGTATTTGCAACGGGTAGAGGGTACGATCAGATTCGTTCATCAGTTGCAATTGCTAGTTTAAATGTGAAAATTTGCGGTTCCAGTGCTGGCCTATCTGACTTTGGGGATGGAAAAACACATCAGAGTATAGATGATATTGCATTGATGCAGGTACTGCCAAACATGACGGTTCTTTCTCCTTGTGATGCTATTGAAACCGAGAAGATGGCCAAGGCAATGGTAGAGTGTGATGGTCCTATCTATCTCCGGATAAACCGGAATGACCTACCTCTTGTCTCCGACCCCAAAGCAAATTACAAGATTGGTCAGATGACCGAGATGGTTCAAGGAAAGGATGTTGTTGTTTTTGCTACTGGAGTCATGGTGCAACAGTCTATGGAAGCAGCAAAGATCCTTGAGAAAGAAGGTATCTCTATTCGTGTAGTTAATGTAAGCACCATTAAGCCTCTAGACATTGATGCTCTTGAATCCTTTTGTGATGGGGTTAAAGGTGTCGTTACTGCCGAAGAGCATAGCATTATTGGTGGTTTAGGTAGTGCTGTTTGTTCTGCTCTTTCTAATAAGAGACTACCTATTGAAGTACTTGGAGTCCAGGACCGTTTTGGTACTTCTGCAGAGAACTATTCCATTCTTTTAAAAAACTTTGGCTTGGAGAGTGAAGATGTGGCTAAGAAAGTTAGAAAAATCTTAGCGGATAATTAA
- a CDS encoding SDR family NAD(P)-dependent oxidoreductase yields the protein MNVKDKCIVITGGSGGLGSEMAKLLAFKGANVIILDLDKQKGDALVKDIQSEGYKAIFYPMDLTSEEDWKTVLTTIMKKDGKIDVLVNNVGINIRKPLEEMELEEWNTMMLVNVGSVFLGAKHMIPIMRKQGGGAIINTSSVCGLIGHRYTPEAYTTTKGAVTLLTKSIAARYAKDGIRCNSIHPSTVDTPLVQEMFKDPVKKQQRLEEVPLGRLAKASDVANAVLYLASDDASFINGIALPIDGGVICC from the coding sequence ATGAATGTAAAAGATAAATGCATTGTTATCACTGGAGGCTCTGGTGGTCTTGGTTCCGAGATGGCAAAGCTGCTGGCTTTTAAAGGAGCAAACGTAATCATCCTCGATTTGGATAAACAAAAAGGCGACGCTCTTGTGAAAGATATTCAGAGTGAGGGGTATAAAGCCATTTTCTATCCCATGGATTTGACCAGTGAAGAGGATTGGAAAACAGTTCTTACAACGATTATGAAAAAAGACGGAAAAATTGATGTTCTGGTAAACAATGTAGGAATCAATATCCGTAAGCCACTCGAAGAGATGGAGCTTGAAGAATGGAACACAATGATGTTGGTAAACGTCGGAAGTGTATTCCTTGGTGCTAAACATATGATTCCTATTATGCGTAAACAGGGCGGGGGGGCTATCATTAATACCTCTTCAGTCTGTGGTCTTATTGGTCATCGATATACCCCTGAAGCCTACACAACGACTAAGGGAGCGGTCACACTGTTGACAAAATCTATTGCCGCTCGATATGCCAAAGATGGTATCAGATGTAATTCTATCCATCCAAGTACAGTGGACACCCCCTTGGTTCAAGAAATGTTTAAGGATCCGGTAAAGAAACAGCAGAGATTGGAAGAGGTGCCACTAGGGCGTCTCGCCAAGGCTTCTGATGTTGCAAATGCGGTATTGTACCTCGCATCAGATGACGCATCCTTCATCAATGGCATTGCATTGCCTATTGATGGTGGGGTCATCTGTTGTTGA
- a CDS encoding MBL fold metallo-hydrolase has translation MVGHRGLKTEHGLSFLIEDEGQSILFDTASSPFFLNNAISLKKDLSKVTSVVLSHPHYDHTGGFRSFVDQWKTTEKKLYTGKDFFLDRFEANTFSLTYLGNSFSEKYLEENGIVWNCVKTFTKISEHCFVVSGFRQLNELETVPPQFKKKYEDSLLQDNFSDECSIVVEASDGLHVIVGCAHIGILNIIEQISCLFSQSVKAVYGGIHLMNSTRGEIEAVIDRLTNLGVEKCGLCHCSGRIVYESLCNHAKSIDAATLGSGSMLFL, from the coding sequence TTGGTAGGACATCGTGGATTGAAAACTGAGCATGGACTGTCTTTTCTTATAGAGGATGAAGGTCAGTCTATCCTTTTTGATACAGCCTCATCTCCTTTCTTTTTAAACAATGCTATCAGTCTTAAAAAAGATCTAAGCAAGGTTACTTCAGTAGTCTTGAGTCACCCTCATTATGATCATACTGGAGGTTTTCGTTCTTTTGTTGATCAATGGAAAACAACAGAAAAAAAACTCTATACGGGAAAAGATTTTTTTTTAGATCGTTTTGAAGCCAACACATTTTCTTTAACATATTTGGGTAACTCATTTTCGGAAAAGTATTTAGAGGAAAATGGAATTGTATGGAATTGCGTAAAAACTTTCACTAAAATTTCTGAACATTGTTTTGTTGTTTCTGGTTTCCGACAGCTAAATGAGCTGGAGACTGTACCTCCTCAGTTTAAAAAAAAATATGAAGATAGTCTTCTTCAGGATAATTTTTCAGATGAGTGCAGTATCGTAGTAGAAGCCTCTGATGGTTTGCATGTGATTGTAGGGTGTGCCCATATAGGCATTTTGAATATTATTGAACAAATTTCCTGCCTATTTTCACAATCCGTCAAAGCAGTTTATGGAGGAATTCATTTGATGAATTCCACTAGAGGTGAGATTGAAGCGGTAATTGATAGACTTACCAACCTAGGGGTTGAGAAATGTGGACTATGCCATTGTTCTGGTAGAATAGTATACGAAAGTTTATGTAATCATGCGAAAAGTATTGATGCAGCAACATTGGGTTCTGGGAGTATGTTGTTTTTATAA
- a CDS encoding FadR/GntR family transcriptional regulator has protein sequence MPTFEPLKVIKQKKISDQVYDQLLMHIKNDTWREGEKLPSENELKNQFCVSRISIRQAIQKLTALGIVETRQGEGTFLKKVTSDNYTNMLFPAFMINKNTLTEILEYRSIMEVGALELACDRITEEEITSLERIVSRMEKNSHDDKKFASDDLAFHNVIARASKNDLIINVSVFVFELMAESMEHIVTTLGMKDGKHFHRLILEKIKQQDKEGAVRAMREHVANTVVRMG, from the coding sequence ATGCCAACTTTTGAACCATTGAAAGTCATAAAACAGAAGAAGATTTCTGACCAAGTTTATGATCAACTATTGATGCATATCAAAAATGATACTTGGAGAGAAGGGGAGAAACTTCCATCTGAGAATGAATTGAAGAATCAATTTTGTGTCAGTAGGATCAGTATTCGTCAGGCTATTCAGAAGCTTACAGCTTTAGGAATAGTCGAAACAAGACAAGGTGAAGGGACCTTTTTAAAAAAAGTTACATCTGATAATTACACAAATATGTTGTTTCCAGCTTTTATGATTAATAAGAATACCCTTACCGAAATTCTTGAATATCGAAGTATTATGGAAGTTGGAGCTTTGGAATTAGCGTGTGATCGTATTACTGAAGAGGAAATTACCAGTCTTGAGAGAATCGTCTCTCGGATGGAAAAGAACAGTCATGATGATAAGAAGTTTGCTTCTGATGATCTTGCCTTTCACAATGTCATTGCCAGAGCTTCTAAGAATGATCTTATCATCAATGTTAGTGTCTTTGTATTTGAGTTAATGGCTGAAAGCATGGAGCATATAGTAACCACTTTGGGAATGAAAGATGGTAAACACTTTCACCGCTTAATTTTGGAGAAGATAAAACAGCAAGATAAAGAAGGTGCTGTTCGGGCAATGAGGGAACATGTTGCCAACACTGTCGTACGGATGGGATAA
- a CDS encoding tripartite tricarboxylate transporter TctB family protein — protein sequence MNNEKDMTGDIIMGFLLIISGIAIVVVALGMKVFRNFLDAPGFFPLMLGCVFVLLGAALSFPALKKVGLSTLKDTFSKSNLSKFFKDDKTLRVTILLALMFVYVYFLIGWLNFTVATFLYLFFTMLYIKSTKWWMVIIISIVASVTISVVFKYGFRIPLPS from the coding sequence ATGAACAATGAGAAGGATATGACTGGTGATATTATTATGGGGTTTCTACTCATAATAAGTGGTATCGCTATTGTTGTAGTGGCTTTAGGGATGAAGGTATTTAGAAATTTTCTTGATGCACCTGGTTTTTTCCCTTTAATGCTTGGTTGTGTTTTTGTTTTATTGGGTGCAGCCCTAAGTTTTCCCGCATTAAAAAAGGTTGGCCTTTCAACATTGAAAGACACATTTTCAAAATCTAATCTTAGCAAGTTCTTCAAGGATGACAAGACTTTACGTGTAACAATCCTCCTCGCTTTGATGTTTGTTTACGTCTATTTCTTAATTGGATGGCTTAACTTTACAGTTGCAACCTTCCTCTATCTTTTTTTTACAATGCTTTACATTAAATCCACTAAGTGGTGGATGGTAATTATTATATCAATTGTTGCCAGTGTAACAATTAGTGTGGTTTTCAAGTACGGGTTTAGAATCCCCTTACCTAGTTAA